Proteins from a genomic interval of Zingiber officinale cultivar Zhangliang chromosome 1B, Zo_v1.1, whole genome shotgun sequence:
- the LOC121989330 gene encoding E3 ubiquitin-protein ligase RING1-like yields the protein MALYLRILSDETKADNEPEVPPLPPSPSSFDYQHNRLFSNVLLIGAALFSSALLLSIIYYAVLRRRRRPSLAAADSSVGGNQDDGSSSGEGDPLHHVWYIRTEGLEESTISSISVAEYRAGDGHLESASTCSVCLGEFCDGDRVRLLPKCAHAFHVPCIDTWLRAHVNCPLCRALIVGPQGEPALAGLDPSTTTSRNSMGSVSVSSGVAGRHVGNPLLDEQQNGGSQTSIDVVIPVSPFGEFDSLPESSSSQEKIDMGGNRLQPVTRSVSMDTPLMNSLAVRIEPGQAIFDKDGKDANFIGESAGKGTSFKELANQKDRSDIERSVSTNGRGFFFSRHGRVARIHSMHI from the coding sequence ATGGCTCTCTACCTTCGGATCCTTTCCGATGAGACTAAGGCCGACAACGAGCCGGAAGTCCCTCCTCTTCCCCCTTCCCCTTCCAGCTTCGATTATCAACACAACCGCCTCTTCTCCAACGTCCTCCTGATCGGCGCCGCCTTATTTTCTTCGGCCCTCCTCCTTTCCATCATCTATTACGCCGTACTCCGCCGTCGCCGCCGCCCCTCACTCGCTGCTGCCGACTCAAGCGTCGGAGGCAATCAAGACGATGGATCGTCGTCGGGAGAAGGGGATCCGCTCCATCACGTGTGGTACATCCGGACAGAAGGCCTCGAGGAGTCAACCATCAGCTCAATATCCGTGGCGGAGTACCGCGCCGGCGACGGCCACCTTGAAAGCGCCTCCACTTGCTCCGTGTGCCTTGGCGAGTTCTGCGACGGGGATCGCGTCCGCCTGCTCCCTAAGTGCGCCCACGCGTTCCATGTCCCCTGCATCGACACCTGGCTCCGGGCTCATGTCAATTGTCCCCTCTGCCGGGCTCTCATCGTAGGTCCCCAGGGCGAGCCTGCGCTCGCTGGCCTGGACCCCTCTACCACTACTTCGAGGAACTCGATGGGCTCCGTCTCAGTATCCTCCGGTGTTGCGGGTCGCCATGTAGGAAACCCTCTACTTGATGAACAACAAAACGGAGGATCACAGACCTCGATTGACGTCGTGATTCCCGTGAGCCCTTTTGGAGAATTTGATTCACTCCCTGAGAGTTCGTCGTCGCAAGAGAAAATTGATATGGGTGGCAACAGACTGCAGCCAGTTACGCGATCCGTCTCAATGGACACACCATTAATGAATTCCCTCGCTGTTAGAATCGAGCCAGGACAAGCAATCTTTGACAAGGATGGGAAAGATGCAAACTTTATTGGAGAGAGTGCAGGAAAGGGGACTTCCTTCAAAGAGCTTGCGAATCAGAAGGATCGTTCTGATATTGAAAGATCAGTTTCTACCAATGGAAGAGGATTCTTTTTCTCAAGACATGGGCGGGTTGCCAGAATACACAGTATGCATATTTAA